The proteins below come from a single Zea mays cultivar B73 chromosome 8, Zm-B73-REFERENCE-NAM-5.0, whole genome shotgun sequence genomic window:
- the LOC100382806 gene encoding GTP-binding nuclear protein Ran-2 — protein MALPNQQVVDYPSFKLVIVGDGGTGKTTFVKRHLTGEFEKKYEPTIGVEVHPLDFSTNCGKIRFYCWDTAGQEKFGGLRDGYYIHGQCAIIMFDVTSRLTYKNVPTWHRDLCRVCENIPIVLCGNKVDVKNRQVKAKQVTFHRKKNLQYYEISAKSNYNFEKPFLYLARKLAGDQNLHFVEAVALKPPEVQIDMAMQQQHEAELAAAAAQPLPDDDDDLIE, from the exons ATG GCGCTGCCGAATCAGCAGGTTGTGGATTACCCCAGCTTCAAGCTCGTCATCGTTGGCGACGGTGGAACTG GCAAAACCACATTtgtgaagaggcatcttactggcGAGTTTGAGAAGAAATATGAGC CCACCATTGGTGTTGAAGTTCACCCTCTGGATTTTAGCACTAACTGTGGCAAAATTCGCTTCTATTGCTGGGACACTGCTGGGCAAGAAAAGTTCGGTGGCCTCAGGGATGGCTACTA CATTCATGGTCAGTGTGCCATCATTATGTTTGATGTCACTTCGAGGCTGACATACAAGAATGTTCCAACATGGCACAGGGACCTGTGCAG GGTGTGTGAGAACATCCCCATCGTTCTCTGCGGAAACAAGGTTGATGTAAAGAACAGGCAGGTCAAAGCCAAGCAAGTTACATTCCACAGGAAGAAGAACTTGCAGTACTATGAGATTTCTGCCAAGAGCAATTACAACTTTGAGAAGCCCTTCCTTTACCTCGCAAGGAAGCTGGCAGG GGATCAGAACCTTCACTTTGTCGAAGCCGTTGCTCTGAAGCCACCGGAAGTGCAGATTGATATGGCCATGCAGCAGCA GCATGAAGCTGAGCTTGCAGCTGCCGCTGCGCAACCCCTCCCTGATGACGATGATGACCTGATCGAATAG